The Stigmatella ashevillena genomic sequence GCCCGTCTCTTCCAGCCGGACCTCGGACAGCCGCTCATGACGGCCGGGCTTCAGCGCCGCGTAGGCTCGCGAGACGGCCAGCGCCTCCCGCATCCGCTCGCGCACCGCGTCCGGTTCCGCCATGTACTTCTCCCGCTCCACCCCCGTGACGAGCGGCAGGTCCAGGCCATCGCCGGGCGTCACCCGCTTGAAGGGCTCGCCCTCCTCGTCCAGCACGTACAAATCCCCCAGCACCACCAGCGCGGACGGCGCGTGCTCTACCACCTGCACCGAAACGGCGGTGGGAAAGTGACGCGTCACCTCCACGCTGCGCACCCATGGGTGCTGGAGCATGGTCCGCTCCAGGAGCGCCACGTCCAGGGAGAAGAGGTTCTGGCCCGAGGCCAGGCCCGACAGCCGCACCAGCTCCGCGCGCGAGGCGTGGGACAGTCCGGTAAAAGACACCTCTCGCAGTTGGAAGCGGGGCGACGCCAGCGCCCAAGTGCGCAACTCCACTCCACCCCACACCAGGGCCGCGGTCAGCCCCGCGGCCAGCAGGCCCTTGCCCACCGAAGGCCCATGGGCCCGCACCGCGCCCTTGACCGCCTCCTTCTGGTGGGCGGTGTCCTGACGGCGGCGGTTTTTGGACTTGCCGAAGGCCATAGAAAACAGGTGCGCATGCTGCGCGCGGAAAGATCGCCGCGCCAGTTTTTGGCTACAGCCACGTCGCTGTAGCGGGAGGGAAGCAACAAGCCCTCGAATTTTGAGAGAATAGAGAAGCGGACGGCTCAGGCCTTGAGCGAGGCCCCTTGGAGAATCCGCTCGCACAGCGCGGGGAAGTCGAGGCCTCGACCCGCGGCGATCTTCGGCAACAAGCTGGTTTCCGTCATGCCCGGCAGCGTGTTGGTTTCCAGCACGAACACATCTCCTCCCTCGGTGATGATGACATCCGAGCGCGATGCCCCCTGGCATCCGAGCGCCCGGTGTGCCGCGAGGCACACCGCGTTCACCCGCTCATACTGATCTGCGGGCAGGGGTGCTGGGAAGAGGTACTTGGTGCCACTGCCCGAGGTGTACTTCGCCGTGTGGTCGTAGAATTCACGCGCGACGACCACCTCGATGACGCCGAGCGCTTCGTCATCCAGGACGGCGCCCTGCACCTCGCGCCCCCGGATGAACTGCTCCACCAGCAACGTCCCCGCGTGCTTCGAGGCGTCCTCCA encodes the following:
- a CDS encoding cell division protein FtsQ/DivIB, which encodes MAFGKSKNRRRQDTAHQKEAVKGAVRAHGPSVGKGLLAAGLTAALVWGGVELRTWALASPRFQLREVSFTGLSHASRAELVRLSGLASGQNLFSLDVALLERTMLQHPWVRSVEVTRHFPTAVSVQVVEHAPSALVVLGDLYVLDEEGEPFKRVTPGDGLDLPLVTGVEREKYMAEPDAVRERMREALAVSRAYAALKPGRHERLSEVRLEETGLSLVTMAGQVVRLGEGETEAKLSRLERVRRELSARGLAAEVIHLDNRARPGWVAVKISSSASERSGGSVQ